CGGCAAGCCCGAAAGCAAATGTCGCCCCCGGACTTCCATAGTTTGCTCATCCATCTCTTGATTGGGATAAGCCGAACCAACCTGGATTTTGATTTCTTCCGCCGTGCGCTCACCAATCACCAAGTTGTGAATCTTCTTCATGTACTGCATGATTGACTCGCTCAGCTCATCCCCCGCGACGCGGACCGACTCGCTCAGCACCGTCCCTTGCAAACTCAAAACGGCAACTTCCGTTGTCCCACCACCGATGTCAACAATCATGTTGCCCGTCGGCTCCGCCACTGGCAATCCCGCACCGATCGCGGCGGCCACCGGCTCATCAATCAAATGCACTTCACGGGCACCGGCCTGCATTGCTGCTTCTTTCACCGCGCGACGCTCTACACCCGTCACACCACTGGGAATCCCAATCACCACCCGGGGCGCGACCAATTGCTTCCCTTCATTCACCCGAGTAATAAAATACTTCAGCATGATTTCTGCGGTATCAAAGTCCGCAATCACACCATCACGCAAAGGCCGCAGGGCGACAATATTACCCGGCGTCCGGCCTAACATCCGCTTGGCATCTTCACCCACGGCCAGGGGTGTACGCTCATTTTGGTCGATCGCAACAACAGATGGCTCCTGGAGCACAATCCCTTTGCCCGATACATAGACCAGAGTATTGGCCGTACCCAAATCAATACCCATGTCCCGCGATAAGCGTTCAAAAAAACCCACGAGTTAGCTCCCGCTTGTGAATCATCAAGGAAGAATTAAATTTTGCTAGCATCTAACTAGCCGATAGATTCTATTACGATTTGTACATTGCGTCTATAACATCGGCGTCAGAACCCGATTTAGGGGATCAACCGATGCTTGCTCGATGGTGGCAAACTGGAAGTTCAGCATCAAGCACGATTGCTGATGCTTATACGTTGTCATAATCCAGGTCGTAATCCAGAAAATTCACCGACACAATTCGGCATTTGCGGCTAAACTTTTACAGCACTTCATAACCGCGACGGTTGTACCGATCCCCCCAAGGAGGCTGAATCATGAGCTTAAACGTAGTGACATTAGTGGGTCGAGTCGGCGGCGATCCCGAAACCCGGCGGTTTGAGTCTGGCAATATGAAGACTAACGCCACCTTAGCAGTGAACCGTCCCACCAAATCTGATCAGCCGGATTGGTTTAACCTGGAATTTTGGGGTAAACAGGCAGGCGTCGTCGAGAATTATGTCCGTAAAGGCAGTCTGATTGGCATCAAGGGATCGCTGAAGATCGAAACCTGGAATGATAAAAATACTGGCGCACTCCGATCGAAGCCAGTCATTTTGGTCGATCGGTTGGATTTGTTAGGTTCTCGCCGGGATAATGAAGCACCCATGTCGGGTGGCAGCAGCGGTGGTGGGAACAGCAACTATGACGATGATTTCTAAGCATTAACGCCAGACATAGCCGCTCACCACGACTAGCAGACAAAACCGGCACCGCAATTGCGGTGCCGGTTTTGTCTATGCGTAGAACCGTACTATCCCAGAATTTTGGGAATCAGAGCTTTAGGCTTCATCCGCCATCGTCGCCAATTGGGCCAAGTAACGCTCCACCAGCAAAATCGCCACAATATCGTCCACTGGCCGAGGCGGTTGCCGTAAACCCTGGGGTAGGAGCTGCACCAAGCCATGCGCAGGATACATTTGCCAATAACGATCGCGTGCCTCAAGCGAACTATAGCGCTCATCAACCTGATGAATCGCTAACTCCGGAAATGCCGCTTGAATCTTTGCCCGCCAGTGTTTTGACGCGGTCTGGTCGCCCATCACTAAACACACCACATCGTGCTGCTGCTGTAAAACCGCCAATTTCTCCAACACTGCCGCCGATTGAACCACTTCATGCCAAACCGGCTGTTGGTGGGGATCAACGATCGCCACTCCACATTTATCTTTACCTGGGTCAAACCCTAAGTACATGGCTCAATTCCTCTGCTCCGTGCGTAAAGTGACTTCCCCGGCCTCAACCACGACAAATTCTAATTTCAGTGGGCCCGCCGTAAAGGTATCCTCGGCAGCGACAATGCGCACTTCTGCCGATGTGGTCGATTGCTTGAGTTGTGTCACTACCGCTTCTACCGACTGAAATCGGACAGTACTGGTGTTCGACCATACCCCCTTCTGACGCGCCCGGAAATTTGCTTGGTTAATCAATTGCGTCACCCACTCTTGCAGCTCATCGCTACTGCGCTCCGCTGGATTCGTAATCAATTGAGCACTGACGATCGCATTGGAGGAGAAGATGATGCGATTCGGCACAACTTGGATAAAGACCCGCACTCCCCGCCGCTCCGTCAGCGGTTCACCCAAAAGGTAATTTGCTGCGGCTAAAACCCGCATCACGTAGGGTGAACCATCTGCAATCCGCGATAACAGGCGATCGATTTCTGCACGTTCAATCTGAATAATCTGCTGATCGGTCACATTACTGCCGGGACGAATCCGCTGAACCGCTAAGCGGTTAGCCTGTCCAAGCACAACATCAATCGCCTGACGCGCCTGACTCGGGCCTTGGGCCTGAACGACCGCTAGAGCCAACGTCTGGTCCCGCACAATCGCCGGCACACCCACCCGCAACTGCGCCGATTGCTGGGCGATTTCGGCTAACTGCGTCAGCTCAGTTTGGAGAAAGACTTGTTGCTGCTCTAACTCCTTCAGGCGCTGTTCGCGCTGGTTAATCACTTGATCACGATTTTTAATCTCTTGATCACGCTGCTGGACTAATTGATTCCGGCGACTGATTTCTCGGTCACGTTGAGCAATTTGTTGGGCTACTTGGTTGCGCTGTTGCACCAAGACCTGGCGATCGCGCTCCAATCGGCCAATATCCGATCGCAGCTCTAATGCTTGGCCTGAGACCTGGGTCAACTGCGACTGAATTTGATTGCGTTGGCGCTCAACCCGCTGCCGTAACGCCTCAGTTTTCTGCTGTCGCGCCACCGCACCTTGAAGCGATTGATTGATCCGATTCAGTTGGGTTTGAACCCGCACACGCTCCAGTTTAAAGTCCTGCAGCTGATCTTCCACCTTCGATTTATCGGTATTCGCTTTTTCGAGTTCCACCTGCGCCGTTTCAACATCGCGTTGAAACCCGCGCCGAATCTTATCGAAGTTCAATAATCGATCGCGAATCCCTCGACTCACCAACAACAACAGCCCCATCGTCGAAGCCGAGATTACAATGCCCGTCAAAATCGTAATTAATACTGCCGTCTTCTTCGGGCGCAGATTAAACAGGCTCAGACGGGCCTTACCGACTTTTGTGCCAATACGATCGCCCAGCGGTGC
Above is a window of Romeriopsis navalis LEGE 11480 DNA encoding:
- a CDS encoding rod shape-determining protein, producing MGFFERLSRDMGIDLGTANTLVYVSGKGIVLQEPSVVAIDQNERTPLAVGEDAKRMLGRTPGNIVALRPLRDGVIADFDTAEIMLKYFITRVNEGKQLVAPRVVIGIPSGVTGVERRAVKEAAMQAGAREVHLIDEPVAAAIGAGLPVAEPTGNMIVDIGGGTTEVAVLSLQGTVLSESVRVAGDELSESIMQYMKKIHNLVIGERTAEEIKIQVGSAYPNQEMDEQTMEVRGRHLLSGLPQTVVVKATEVRESMAEPLSVIVDAVKRTLERTPPELASDIIDRGIMLAGGGALLSGLDTLISHETGIVVHVAADPLSCVVLGTGRVLENFKQLERVFQNRN
- a CDS encoding single-stranded DNA-binding protein, whose amino-acid sequence is MSLNVVTLVGRVGGDPETRRFESGNMKTNATLAVNRPTKSDQPDWFNLEFWGKQAGVVENYVRKGSLIGIKGSLKIETWNDKNTGALRSKPVILVDRLDLLGSRRDNEAPMSGGSSGGGNSNYDDDF
- the ruvX gene encoding Holliday junction resolvase RuvX, with the translated sequence MYLGFDPGKDKCGVAIVDPHQQPVWHEVVQSAAVLEKLAVLQQQHDVVCLVMGDQTASKHWRAKIQAAFPELAIHQVDERYSSLEARDRYWQMYPAHGLVQLLPQGLRQPPRPVDDIVAILLVERYLAQLATMADEA
- a CDS encoding DUF3084 domain-containing protein is translated as MSLEFFLILLVLALGGAIAPLGDRIGTKVGKARLSLFNLRPKKTAVLITILTGIVISASTMGLLLLVSRGIRDRLLNFDKIRRGFQRDVETAQVELEKANTDKSKVEDQLQDFKLERVRVQTQLNRINQSLQGAVARQQKTEALRQRVERQRNQIQSQLTQVSGQALELRSDIGRLERDRQVLVQQRNQVAQQIAQRDREISRRNQLVQQRDQEIKNRDQVINQREQRLKELEQQQVFLQTELTQLAEIAQQSAQLRVGVPAIVRDQTLALAVVQAQGPSQARQAIDVVLGQANRLAVQRIRPGSNVTDQQIIQIERAEIDRLLSRIADGSPYVMRVLAAANYLLGEPLTERRGVRVFIQVVPNRIIFSSNAIVSAQLITNPAERSSDELQEWVTQLINQANFRARQKGVWSNTSTVRFQSVEAVVTQLKQSTTSAEVRIVAAEDTFTAGPLKLEFVVVEAGEVTLRTEQRN